The nucleotide window tttttataaaatttttttctttaattccttttataaaacaaaaaaaattaatttatttaataataattaattttaattaaaaaaatataaataaagaagtaaatcattcaatttttaaaatataaaaattaaattataatattaattaaattttaaaaattaaataataaattgttttaatcgaataaaaaatatatttattttttaatttaaattaatgataatactaaataaaaaaatatctaatataataaaaacataaatgaaaaattaaataatttaatttttaaaatataaaaattaaatcatagtATCAACCAAAATATAAGGATGAAGTTGTAAATTTTCGTTTTTAAAACTGTTTTTAGTCTTTAATTGCCTTTTCAACCAGACGGCGGCTTCTTTGGCCCATCTCCGACAGCTGGAACACGTCTGTTAGCACAAGGTGTCCCAGTTTGTCCTATACAACCTTGCCTGAATTTTCTTTTCAATCTTTTTCATATTAGATTATAAAAaggattatttttaaaataaaaaaattctatcaaaattaataaattttaaatttataataaatgtaAAATGCTAAATTCAAAAAACAAGTTTAGAGACTTCATTAAAAACGATAAAATTtcctaataaattttaattaaatttaatatttaatacacAAAAtactgaaaataaaataattaaaaaataataataataattaaaaaaaaaagattggtTTTCTGACTAATTTTGGATGATTTCATACCCTTGATGATAGGTTCAACGGAGTGAGTACGTTGGAGAAATATAGAGGAAAAAAGATAATGTTTGTTGGGGATTCTCTAAGCAACAATATGTGGGTGTCTTTGACATGCTTGCTTCATGCTTCAGTCCCCTATTCTACTTATACCATTCAACAAGAAGGCCTGCTCTCTACATTTTTCATGCCGGTaccaatttttttttatagatcTTTCCTTCTGCATATCATTATTTGCTATATGTCCCTACACTCATGTAAATCGAAAAAATTATTAAGTGCTCTTGATGCATATGTATTATCTCTCACAATATCTCATAATTATCTAGAGCCTATTTTTCATATTACATTATATGTTATATGTCTTTATACTCACGTAAACTGAAGATGTTATTAGGTACTCTTGATGCATATATATCATCTCTCATAATTATCTGAGTTTGAGCACTAAAAAATAGTGCTTCCTCTCTCACATAAAAGTGGGTCATTCCTACAATATAGAGAGTGGGTCCCACATGAATGTGAGAGATGGTGCATATGTACCGGGTACACTTAATAGTTTTTCATTTTTCATATTACATTATATGTTATATGTCCCCATATTCAAATAGACTGAAGAGGTTATTAGGTACTCTTGATGTATATGTATCATTTCTTATAATTATTTGGAGCCTATTTTTCATAACACATTATATGTTATATGTCCCTACACTCACATAGATTTAAGAAATTATTAGGTGCTCTTGATGCATATGTATCATCTCTCACAATTATCTAGAGCCTGTTTTTCATATTACATGATATGTTATACTATAATCTTCCTATACACTATGAATATACTATAATCTTTCTATACATTGATCCCATTAATATATATGATGGTGGATTATCAATATTTAATTAAGCCTCTGGATTTAAATCTTCTAGGTTATGAGAGATGTGTTTGGTTTAGCTATAACTAACAATAACTAATAGATACTAAAACAGTTAAATTAACTTATTTGGTAAATTTTACAATTGAATTTCATTAGctctatttttaaatttttttaatgagtcatcaacttatttaaatttattttttatttagattatattatctttttaaaatttattgattataaaaaaattttatttctttaaattattcttttatattaatgaattatttattattataataaataatataaaattattataaataataattattacataataaaaatatatatacattaaaaaataactatattattattattattattatataaattaataattatatgtctattttaataataaaataaataatataatacatCCTTATTAATCATTTATAataacagtaaacataattttaCAAAAAGCTTATATGTATCGGCTTAAATCAATtgtgattaaataataattatattcaatcgctcaactcaactcaactcagctaaatttttatctaaaaaaTTTGGAGTTCGCTCTATGAATTCTCTTTCTATTTTAGGTTAAATCATTGAAAATGTGTAATCCACGCTAAATTAAATAATTCTATATATTTTTGATattcaaaaaattatataataaaaaaaattattggataaatGATTACAACACTGCAAAAGTAACGTTTCCTTGCTCCAAACTCAAAGTGATCGTTTATTGTATTTGTTTTGGTGTGTTTAGGAATATGGGATAGCGGTGATGTGGTTGAAAGAAGGGTTCCTAGTAGATGTGATTCATGATGAACAATTTGGCGAAGTTCTAAAGCTGGATTCCATCAACACTGGACAGCAATGGCTAGGAATGGACGTCTTAATCTTCAACACCTATCATTGGTGGTTCCACACCGGACGCTATCGAACGTATGAATTTTACTTTtctactttttaattaattaattaaagcttAAAGTTTTATACTTTCATCGATTAAACTTCAAGGGTTTGATCGAGATTCATCTGATTTGTAAGTGAGGTTGATGGATTCAGTCTGATTCTGAAAATCACATATCAAAAGTAAAATTAAATGAATATGAATGGGTTTGAGTTGCAGTTGGGACTACTTTCAAGTAGGAGACAAGATGGTTAAAGAGATGGATCGTTTGGAAGCTTTGAAGATTGCATTAACTACTTGGGCTAATTGGATTGACAATAACATTGATCCTTCCAAGACTTCAGTATTCTACCAAGGAGTTGTTGTTGCCCATCTCGAGTAAGctttttatttctttcatttacaaattctattcaatgatttttttattatcaTCTCAATGATTACAACTTTTATTTTTTTGGCCTCAACGTTCAGTGCCAAGGAATGGGATGATCCAAACCCCAAGGCAAAGGAATGTCAGGGACAAACTGAACCAGTTGAGGGATCAACGTATCCAGGCCCTATGAATCAAGGAGAAGCTGTTGTAAAGGAAATAATAAGCAACATGACAAGGCCTGCCTATTTGCTTGACATTACATTGCTTACACAGCTAAGGAAGGATGGTCATCCATCTATATATGCTGGAAGTGGCACCAAGCTCAGTGACTGTAGTCACTGGTGTCTTGCTGGTGTTCCTGATACCTGGAACCAGCTTCTATATGCTGCATTGTTTGACAATTgaaatgtaattttatttatttgtttgtttATTTTATGGTACATCATGAATATGTCAACTTAAAGTGAGACTGATTATTATAACCTTACTCTCTTCCCCATTTCCTAACACAACCAATGAAGTAAAATGCACAATATCACTCAATTATGTTCTTCCCTCTCCAAGGAACCAAGGACCTTAATTCACTGATACAATATGCTAAAGTAGCTCTGTAACCACATATAATTCCTCATCCATAAAGTCACAGAAGAT belongs to Hevea brasiliensis isolate MT/VB/25A 57/8 chromosome 4, ASM3005281v1, whole genome shotgun sequence and includes:
- the LOC110650366 gene encoding protein trichome birefringence-like 42, with the translated sequence MAMGVRMFGYVMMCGIVLCQFVVAGDDYINGGHYYQQIIGRSFESRNCDYFEGSWEYDDSYPLYDSTSCPFIGQGFDCQKNGRPDQDYLKYRWQPAACDIPRFNGVSTLEKYRGKKIMFVGDSLSNNMWVSLTCLLHASVPYSTYTIQQEGLLSTFFMPEYGIAVMWLKEGFLVDVIHDEQFGEVLKLDSINTGQQWLGMDVLIFNTYHWWFHTGRYRTWDYFQVGDKMVKEMDRLEALKIALTTWANWIDNNIDPSKTSVFYQGVVVAHLDAKEWDDPNPKAKECQGQTEPVEGSTYPGPMNQGEAVVKEIISNMTRPAYLLDITLLTQLRKDGHPSIYAGSGTKLSDCSHWCLAGVPDTWNQLLYAALFDN